Within Marinomonas mediterranea MMB-1, the genomic segment TGTCAGGGTTAATACTTAACAGCCCATTTTTGGCCTTGCCCTTCTCACCTCAAACGAATAAAAGAGTAACGTCGGTCATTCACTTTTTAACCACCACACTTCCTTTTATCTCAAAGCACAGTAACGAAGTGAACACTTACTCTAAATCAATACATAAGCATTATGAAGGACAATGGAATTATCGATTAGATTGGAAGCCCGCCAACGGTTTTCCTTTGTCATTTAGGTGGCTAAGAGAAGTCATTAAGACACAAAGAGAGCTTTTAGAAGCCCCTCAAGTCTCCCTCCCTACTCTGATGTGTCACTCAGATAAAACGACCAGACATGAAAAATCATGCTCAAAAATGACCGCTGGTGATGGCGTTCTGAATATCGACAGTATGATGAACGCGGCGAACCAAATTTACCGCAATCTTGAAACAAAAAAGGTCGAAGGTGGTTACCATGATCTTTACTTGTCACCAGAGCACATTCGTAAGAATTACATTGCGAGTATTTCGGTTTGGCTTGATCAGCTCCCTTGAGCACGCATAATTCGATCTAACAAGCGGGTTGGGAGTACGCGTCTCAATACGTCTGCTACATATGTCGGTGTTGTTACAAAATATCGAGGTTTTGCCATCTTAGCTTCTAATGCATGTCGAAGTTTAGCAACCACCGCTTCCGCTTGAAGCGTATGTTTTGACGCTGGACCTGGGTTAGAGAGGCGCTCAATGGCTTCATCATAGCCTTTTTGATGACGACTTTCGGCAATATTAATATTTGCTTGAAGTGCCTTTAAGGCATTGGCTCTAAATTGACTTTCAATTGGGCCTGGCGCAATTAAACTCACCTGAATAGGCGTGTCTGAAAGCTCCATTCGCATCGTATCCGTTAACCCTTCTAACGCAAATTTACTGGCATTGTATGCGCCTCGAAAAGGTGCTGCGACCATACCCAATACAGAGCTGTTCTGCACTATTCGACCATAACCTTGCTGCAACATGATTTTTATTACACGAGTTGTTAACTCATGAGTGCCGAACAGGTTCGTTTCAAACTGAAGCCTTAACGCCGCAGTAGGTAAATCCTCTACCGCTCCAGGCTGTCCGTAAGCGCCATTATTAAACAACGCATATAATGTCCCCCCGGTAATCTCTAACACGCTATTAAGCCCGCTTTTTATCGACTCCTCAGAAGCGAGGTCTAACACAACAACATGTTTTATCCCTTGCTGCTTGAGCACTTCAACATCGCTCTCGGTTCGAACACTGGCGACAACCAAATAATCTAAGGTCTGTAACCGTTTAGCGGCTTCCAAACCAATACCAGACGAACAACCTGTTATTAAAACCGAAAATTTCATTGATCACCCTTGTTATTCTTCAATATCATCGTTC encodes:
- a CDS encoding SDR family NAD(P)-dependent oxidoreductase → MKFSVLITGCSSGIGLEAAKRLQTLDYLVVASVRTESDVEVLKQQGIKHVVVLDLASEESIKSGLNSVLEITGGTLYALFNNGAYGQPGAVEDLPTAALRLQFETNLFGTHELTTRVIKIMLQQGYGRIVQNSSVLGMVAAPFRGAYNASKFALEGLTDTMRMELSDTPIQVSLIAPGPIESQFRANALKALQANINIAESRHQKGYDEAIERLSNPGPASKHTLQAEAVVAKLRHALEAKMAKPRYFVTTPTYVADVLRRVLPTRLLDRIMRAQGS